A single region of the Chitinophaga niabensis genome encodes:
- the rpiB gene encoding ribose 5-phosphate isomerase B → MELTFNLALPVAIGGDHAGFAYKEEVISYLEGKGVQVKDFGTDSPDSVDYPDFAHPVASAVESGAFAYGILICGSANGVAITANKHQGIRAAICWGDELARLARSHNNANILCIPAKFVDTATAKEMVDIFGETAFEGGRHENRVNKIACA, encoded by the coding sequence ATGGAACTAACTTTTAATCTTGCATTACCGGTGGCTATTGGAGGAGATCATGCGGGCTTTGCATATAAGGAAGAGGTGATCTCCTATCTTGAAGGGAAAGGTGTGCAGGTAAAAGATTTCGGCACAGACTCTCCCGATTCAGTGGATTATCCTGATTTTGCGCATCCGGTTGCAAGTGCAGTAGAAAGCGGCGCCTTTGCTTATGGCATCCTCATTTGCGGCAGCGCTAACGGGGTGGCCATTACAGCCAACAAACACCAGGGTATCCGCGCAGCCATCTGCTGGGGAGATGAACTGGCGCGCCTGGCCCGCAGTCATAATAACGCAAATATCCTCTGCATCCCTGCAAAGTTTGTAGATACCGCTACCGCAAAAGAAATGGTAGACATTTTCGGAGAAACCGCTTTTGAAGGTGGCCGTCACGAAAACAGGGTGAATAAGATCGCCTGCGCATAA
- a CDS encoding tetratricopeptide repeat protein: MLKRILSLCMMMAATLVASAQSTNRDLAQEKMKKAIELMDNGQIEPSIALLEEAIKLDPDEPTYTYEIGYAKYLGKDYKAAIKIMKDMIKKKNGFPGVYQLLGNSYDLTGDPEKAIDTYEKGLKEFPNAGNLYLEMGVMQMSAKKDNNKAIQYFEAGVKAAPKHSSNYYWLGKLFCNSDSQVWGMLYGEIFMNIERGSKRTEEMSKLLYLTYKSGIQFNDTGMLVRFSHHNIILLDPKAMEKDPALLMKKLMPYGTKVYELELTLAAAAEKHIDLASLHRIRENFLEGYYKNGHALKYPNLLFDYQLKVKQNGHLEAYNYWLLSRGDGEEFANWKAANEGKWGDFIRWFQQNPMEVSGENVFFRGQYL; the protein is encoded by the coding sequence ATGCTCAAAAGAATCCTCTCCCTATGCATGATGATGGCTGCCACCCTGGTTGCCAGCGCACAATCCACCAACCGGGACCTTGCCCAGGAAAAGATGAAAAAGGCCATTGAACTCATGGACAATGGTCAGATCGAACCTTCCATTGCTTTGCTGGAAGAAGCCATCAAACTGGATCCCGATGAACCTACCTATACTTACGAGATCGGTTACGCAAAATATCTCGGCAAAGATTACAAAGCTGCCATTAAGATCATGAAAGACATGATCAAAAAGAAAAACGGATTCCCCGGTGTGTACCAGTTGCTGGGGAACAGCTATGACCTGACGGGTGATCCGGAGAAAGCGATCGATACTTATGAAAAGGGATTGAAGGAGTTTCCCAATGCCGGCAACCTTTACCTGGAAATGGGGGTGATGCAGATGTCTGCCAAAAAGGATAACAACAAAGCGATCCAATATTTTGAAGCAGGGGTAAAGGCTGCCCCCAAACATTCATCCAACTATTACTGGCTGGGTAAACTGTTCTGCAACTCAGATTCGCAGGTATGGGGAATGCTGTATGGGGAGATCTTCATGAATATAGAAAGGGGAAGTAAACGGACGGAAGAAATGAGTAAACTGCTGTACCTGACCTATAAAAGCGGTATCCAGTTTAACGATACCGGCATGTTGGTGCGTTTCAGCCATCACAATATTATTCTGCTGGACCCCAAAGCTATGGAGAAGGACCCTGCCTTGCTGATGAAGAAACTGATGCCTTATGGTACTAAGGTATATGAGCTGGAGCTGACCCTGGCGGCAGCTGCTGAAAAACATATTGATCTTGCTTCGCTGCACCGCATCCGGGAGAATTTCCTGGAAGGGTATTACAAGAACGGCCATGCACTGAAATACCCGAACCTGCTGTTCGATTATCAGTTGAAAGTAAAACAGAACGGGCACCTGGAGGCGTATAATTATTGGCTGCTGAGCCGGGGAGATGGTGAGGAGTTTGCTAACTGGAAAGCGGCGAATGAAGGAAAATGGGGAGATTTTATCAGGTGGTTCCAGCAGAACCCGATGGAGGTGAGCGGAGAGAATGTGTTTTTTAGAGGGCAGTATTTGTAG
- a CDS encoding hemolysin family protein — MDIYTIALLVLVILVAGFFAGMETAFANVNRLSIELKRKQGRSTGKILSGFNEHPARILASSLIGLTIAVVVYSMLVAGWLDSLWAMAYTKMEMASYVPFMLFVEIVVATLLILFFGFFIPRSIFRSRPEALLGFFAHPISVFSKPLYIIGNMLESISEWILKYLFNVRITEGKSSFARVDVEYFIRQSQQHTGGDNQELNTELFENALSLVHVKIRGCLIPRKEIEALDISSTIEQARRKFMDTKLSKVIIYENNIDNILGYVHQLDMFKNPKDIRSVIHPILAVPETMSAIDLLGKFNKERRSIAWVVDEFGGTAGIVTIEDVLEEIFGDIKDEHDVEEFVEKQIAEKEYIFSGRLELDYLNEQYGFEFPEDESETLSGYIISHYETIPRLKERIIIDDYEFDILNVTDTRIEMVKMKILN, encoded by the coding sequence ATGGATATTTATACGATTGCTTTACTGGTTTTAGTGATCCTCGTTGCCGGGTTTTTCGCCGGCATGGAAACAGCTTTTGCCAATGTGAACAGGCTGAGTATAGAACTCAAGCGGAAACAGGGCCGTTCTACCGGGAAGATCCTTTCCGGGTTTAATGAACATCCTGCACGTATCCTGGCTTCGAGCCTCATTGGACTGACCATTGCTGTTGTTGTTTACAGCATGCTGGTAGCTGGTTGGCTTGATTCTTTATGGGCTATGGCGTACACGAAAATGGAAATGGCCAGTTATGTGCCGTTTATGCTGTTCGTAGAAATCGTGGTGGCTACGCTGCTGATACTCTTTTTCGGCTTTTTTATACCCCGCAGCATCTTCCGCTCCAGGCCGGAAGCTTTACTGGGCTTTTTTGCCCATCCTATTTCCGTATTTTCCAAACCGCTGTATATAATTGGTAACATGCTGGAGTCCATTTCCGAATGGATCCTGAAATACCTTTTCAATGTGCGGATCACGGAAGGCAAGAGTTCTTTTGCGCGGGTGGACGTGGAGTATTTTATCCGCCAGAGCCAGCAGCATACAGGAGGAGATAACCAGGAGCTGAATACGGAGCTTTTTGAGAATGCCCTGAGCCTTGTGCATGTAAAGATCCGCGGTTGCCTGATCCCCCGCAAAGAGATAGAGGCGCTGGACATCAGCAGCACCATAGAACAGGCCAGGCGCAAGTTTATGGACACCAAATTGTCCAAAGTGATCATCTACGAAAATAATATTGACAATATTCTCGGATATGTGCACCAGCTGGATATGTTTAAAAATCCTAAGGATATCCGTTCTGTGATCCACCCGATCCTGGCGGTGCCTGAAACCATGAGTGCAATTGACCTGCTTGGTAAGTTTAATAAAGAGCGCCGCAGCATTGCCTGGGTGGTAGATGAATTTGGAGGAACAGCAGGTATTGTTACGATAGAAGACGTGCTGGAAGAGATCTTCGGCGATATCAAGGATGAACATGATGTGGAAGAATTCGTGGAAAAACAGATCGCGGAAAAGGAATACATCTTTTCAGGAAGGTTGGAACTGGATTACCTCAATGAGCAGTATGGCTTTGAGTTTCCTGAGGATGAAAGCGAAACGTTATCTGGTTATATCATCTCTCATTACGAAACTATTCCCCGGCTGAAAGAACGCATCATCATTGATGATTATGAGTTCGACATCCTCAATGTTACGGATACGCGGATTGAAATGGTGAAGATGAAAATCCTCAATTAG
- a CDS encoding DUF4290 domain-containing protein, whose product MEYNTARNHLIMREYGRNIQRMIEYILTIPDREVRQQQVSAVIELMGTLQPHLRNVEDFRHKLWDHLFLVSDFKLDVDSPYPIPTRETLHRKPDRLPYPKKYPRNRHFGKNLELVMDKALKTTDPEMKEGFTQVIGNYMKLAYSNWHKESVHDDAIKSELSNITGGVLQYHPGGAAPSSSSSNLAGGGANYNTQAGEYRASGGSGSSKRKQFQQNKFKRNDGGGNSGGGGGKSNKHNKYNKNRNK is encoded by the coding sequence ATGGAATATAATACCGCACGTAACCATCTGATCATGCGCGAGTATGGAAGGAATATCCAGCGGATGATCGAATACATACTCACTATCCCCGACCGGGAAGTTCGCCAGCAGCAAGTGTCTGCTGTGATAGAACTGATGGGAACGCTGCAACCCCACTTACGCAACGTGGAAGATTTCAGGCATAAGCTCTGGGATCATCTTTTCCTCGTTTCCGATTTTAAACTGGATGTTGACTCCCCCTACCCGATCCCTACCAGGGAAACTTTGCACCGTAAGCCGGACAGGTTGCCTTATCCCAAAAAGTATCCACGTAACCGCCACTTCGGCAAAAACCTGGAACTGGTGATGGATAAAGCATTGAAGACAACAGATCCTGAAATGAAAGAAGGATTTACGCAGGTGATCGGCAATTACATGAAACTGGCTTACAGCAACTGGCACAAAGAAAGTGTGCATGACGATGCGATCAAGTCCGAACTCAGCAATATCACCGGTGGTGTATTACAATATCATCCCGGCGGAGCTGCTCCAAGCTCCAGCAGCAGCAACCTTGCAGGTGGCGGCGCCAATTACAATACACAGGCAGGAGAATACCGTGCCAGTGGTGGTTCCGGCAGCAGCAAACGCAAACAATTCCAGCAGAATAAGTTCAAAAGGAATGATGGCGGCGGTAACTCTGGCGGCGGAGGCGGAAAAAGTAACAAGCATAACAAATACAACAAAAACAGGAACAAGTGA
- the tatC gene encoding twin-arginine translocase subunit TatC, whose translation MLKKLFSSNEDKAEMSFFDHLEELRWHLVRSAFAIVIVSILGFIFTDWILTNVIFGPTQPNFPTYSWMCKLSHALNMGDKLCLVPPEIKFQNTKMAGQITLQFKLAFILGLIGAFPYIIYEFWRFIRPALKDNEAKGSKGIIFWISLQFLLGIAFSYFLIAPFMINFLASYTVSSVIKNDFFIDDYFGLMSQIILGMGCLFEMPILVFFLTKLGLLTPDFMRTYRRHAIVVILILAAIITPPDVLDQLLVFVPLYLLYEISILISARAYKAKEKKEAEEWS comes from the coding sequence ATGTTAAAGAAGTTATTCTCGAGTAATGAGGACAAGGCAGAGATGTCGTTTTTTGATCACCTGGAAGAATTGCGCTGGCACCTGGTACGTTCAGCCTTCGCTATCGTGATCGTCAGTATCCTCGGTTTTATTTTTACGGACTGGATCCTCACGAATGTGATCTTCGGGCCTACGCAACCTAACTTCCCCACTTACAGCTGGATGTGCAAACTGAGCCATGCTTTGAATATGGGAGATAAGTTGTGCCTTGTGCCGCCGGAAATTAAATTCCAGAACACGAAGATGGCGGGTCAGATCACACTGCAATTCAAACTTGCATTTATACTGGGATTGATAGGCGCATTCCCTTACATTATTTATGAGTTCTGGCGTTTTATCCGACCGGCTCTGAAAGATAATGAGGCCAAGGGTTCCAAAGGAATCATCTTCTGGATCTCCTTACAGTTCCTCCTGGGTATTGCGTTCAGTTATTTCCTGATCGCACCTTTCATGATCAACTTCCTCGCCAGCTATACTGTTTCCTCTGTGATCAAAAATGACTTCTTCATTGATGATTACTTTGGATTGATGAGCCAGATCATCCTGGGTATGGGCTGCCTGTTCGAGATGCCCATCCTTGTATTCTTCCTCACTAAACTTGGATTGCTCACACCGGATTTCATGCGTACTTACCGTCGTCATGCGATTGTGGTGATCCTTATACTGGCAGCGATCATTACGCCGCCGGATGTATTAGACCAATTGCTGGTTTTCGTACCTTTGTATCTGCTGTATGAGATAAGTATTTTAATTTCGGCAAGAGCTTACAAAGCGAAAGAGAAGAAAGAAGCGGAAGAGTGGTCTTAA
- a CDS encoding M28 family peptidase codes for MKKFTFIACLLASGTVACAQMAKPPVKPVAATPFAKGITAADLKKHLYIVAGDDMEGRETGKPGQYKAAKYISEQFKRVGLQPAGVDGSWEQPFSLFQDTLVTGKIVANGRTLEFGKDFYTGLRENKNQTLAQTGVVFAGYGISNEQMNSYDGLDVTDKIVLLAEGEPVDADGKPLFPKGQLKDKLRAAGGKGAKAVFIVSSNVSQIGRAGSRIRKTGLYFNDEITTMEYIPNSYFISSDMATTLLSTPYKELQESLKKPKPTPASGQITELVFEKEAVETKSSNVLGMLPGTDKKDEYLFITAHYDHIGVINGKIHNGADDDGSGTVSVIAMAEAFMKAKKAGKGPRRTIIFMTVAGEEKGLLGSRYYTDHPIYPLGNTVADLNIDMIGRIDPEHAKDTNYVYIIGDDKLSSDLRPISEKANLQTGLKLDYKYNDPNDPNRFYYRSDHYMFAQKKIPIIFYFNGVHADYHGAGDTPDKIHYPMLAKRAQLVFYTAWEVANRADRIKVDRNEK; via the coding sequence ATGAAGAAGTTTACATTCATAGCCTGCCTGTTAGCTTCCGGAACTGTCGCCTGCGCACAGATGGCCAAACCTCCGGTGAAACCGGTTGCTGCTACCCCTTTTGCAAAAGGGATCACGGCAGCTGATCTGAAAAAACACCTTTATATCGTTGCCGGCGACGATATGGAAGGCCGCGAAACAGGTAAGCCGGGTCAATACAAAGCAGCGAAATATATCAGCGAACAATTCAAACGTGTTGGCCTGCAACCCGCTGGAGTGGATGGTTCATGGGAGCAGCCTTTCAGTCTTTTCCAGGATACCCTGGTTACCGGAAAGATCGTAGCCAATGGCAGAACACTAGAGTTCGGCAAGGATTTTTACACCGGTCTGCGCGAGAATAAAAACCAGACCTTAGCCCAAACAGGGGTTGTGTTTGCAGGATACGGTATCAGTAACGAGCAGATGAATAGTTACGACGGTTTGGATGTTACGGATAAGATCGTGTTGCTGGCAGAAGGAGAACCGGTAGATGCAGATGGGAAACCATTGTTCCCGAAAGGGCAGCTGAAAGATAAGCTCCGTGCAGCAGGGGGCAAAGGAGCTAAAGCAGTGTTCATTGTTTCTTCCAATGTTTCACAGATCGGGCGTGCAGGTTCCCGCATTCGTAAAACTGGCCTTTATTTCAATGATGAAATAACTACGATGGAGTACATTCCCAACTCCTATTTCATTTCCAGCGATATGGCTACCACGCTTCTCAGCACTCCTTATAAAGAGTTGCAGGAAAGTTTAAAGAAACCCAAACCTACTCCGGCCAGTGGCCAGATCACGGAACTGGTGTTTGAAAAGGAAGCCGTGGAAACCAAGTCGAGCAATGTACTGGGTATGCTGCCGGGTACAGATAAAAAAGATGAATACCTCTTCATTACAGCACATTACGATCACATTGGTGTGATCAATGGTAAGATACATAACGGTGCGGATGATGATGGTTCCGGAACGGTATCTGTGATTGCCATGGCGGAGGCTTTCATGAAAGCTAAAAAAGCTGGCAAAGGGCCACGCCGTACCATCATTTTCATGACCGTGGCAGGAGAAGAAAAAGGATTGCTGGGCTCCCGTTATTATACAGATCATCCCATCTATCCATTGGGCAATACTGTAGCCGATCTGAACATCGATATGATCGGCCGTATTGATCCGGAACATGCAAAGGATACAAATTACGTGTACATTATCGGGGATGATAAACTGAGCTCAGACCTCCGCCCGATCAGTGAAAAAGCAAATCTGCAAACAGGCCTGAAACTGGACTACAAATACAATGATCCCAATGATCCGAACCGTTTCTATTACCGTTCAGACCATTACATGTTTGCACAGAAAAAGATCCCGATCATTTTCTATTTCAACGGAGTGCATGCGGATTACCATGGCGCAGGGGATACGCCGGATAAGATCCATTACCCCATGCTGGCCAAACGAGCACAACTGGTGTTCTATACTGCCTGGGAAGTAGCCAACCGTGCAGACCGGATCAAGGTAGACAGGAATGAAAAATAG
- the gmk gene encoding guanylate kinase codes for MGSHKIIIVTAPSGAGKTTIVKKLLSEMPELAFSISAATRAPRGDETHGKDYYFLTQEDFHQRIAEHAFAEYEMVYAGKYYGTLKSELERIWADGKYPLVDIDVKGALSIQEKYQGTALTIFIQPPSLDALRVRLSERGTETQASLEERLGKARYELSFAHQFDHIVVNEHLDKAYGEVKVLVENFLAD; via the coding sequence ATGGGATCACACAAAATCATCATTGTTACGGCACCTTCCGGAGCCGGTAAAACAACTATTGTGAAAAAGCTGCTCAGTGAAATGCCGGAGCTGGCTTTTTCCATTTCTGCTGCTACCCGCGCGCCGCGTGGAGATGAAACCCATGGAAAGGACTATTACTTTTTAACGCAGGAAGATTTTCATCAGCGTATCGCCGAACATGCTTTTGCGGAATATGAAATGGTATATGCCGGGAAGTATTATGGTACACTGAAAAGTGAACTGGAAAGGATCTGGGCAGATGGAAAATATCCCCTGGTGGATATAGATGTGAAAGGCGCGCTTTCCATCCAGGAGAAATACCAGGGTACTGCCCTTACGATATTTATTCAACCCCCTTCCCTGGATGCACTGCGTGTTCGCCTCAGTGAAAGAGGAACGGAAACCCAGGCTTCTTTGGAAGAACGTCTCGGAAAAGCCCGGTACGAATTATCCTTTGCGCATCAATTTGACCACATTGTGGTCAATGAACACCTGGACAAGGCGTACGGGGAGGTAAAAGTGCTGGTAGAGAACTTTTTGGCTGATTAA
- the murA gene encoding UDP-N-acetylglucosamine 1-carboxyvinyltransferase, translated as MFEVRGGNRLKGDIIPQGAKNEALQIISAVLLTAEKVTINNIPDILDVNLLIELLGDIGVKVNRITRASCEFQADDIDFDYLESAEFKKKSGRLRGSVMMAGPLLARFGKAYIPKPGGDKIGRRRLDTHVIGFEKLGAKFHYDTDDNYFRLETSGGLKGTYMLLDEPSVTGTANIVMAAVLAHGTTTIYNAACEPYLQQLSKMLNSMGAKISGVGSNMLVIEGVTVLKGCTHAMLPDMIEIGSFIGLAAMTQSEITIKNAGVQHLGIIPEKFRLLGIQMDIKGDDIYIPQQDSYEIQTFIDGSILTISDHPWPGFTPDLLSIVLVVATQAKGSVMIHQKMFESRLFFVDKLIDMGAQIILCDPHRAAVIGLGRQHKLRGITMSSPDIRAGVALLIAALSAEGKSTIHNIDQIDRGYQYIDERLRNLGADIKRV; from the coding sequence GTGTTCGAAGTACGAGGCGGAAACCGTCTGAAAGGAGATATTATACCGCAGGGAGCAAAGAACGAGGCATTACAGATCATCAGCGCGGTATTGTTAACAGCTGAAAAAGTAACCATCAACAACATTCCGGACATCCTGGATGTAAACTTACTGATAGAACTTTTAGGAGATATCGGGGTAAAGGTAAACCGCATTACCCGTGCCAGTTGCGAATTCCAGGCAGATGATATTGATTTTGATTACCTGGAAAGCGCAGAATTCAAAAAGAAATCCGGCCGCTTACGTGGGTCTGTGATGATGGCGGGCCCTTTGCTGGCAAGGTTCGGCAAAGCTTACATTCCAAAGCCGGGAGGTGATAAGATCGGCCGACGCAGGCTGGACACACATGTGATCGGCTTCGAAAAACTCGGCGCGAAATTCCACTACGATACGGACGATAACTACTTCCGCCTGGAAACATCCGGCGGATTGAAAGGTACTTATATGCTGCTGGATGAGCCTTCTGTTACAGGAACGGCCAACATTGTAATGGCAGCTGTACTGGCACATGGCACCACCACTATTTACAACGCAGCATGCGAACCTTACCTGCAGCAACTGAGCAAAATGCTGAACAGCATGGGAGCAAAGATCAGCGGTGTTGGTTCCAACATGCTGGTGATAGAAGGTGTAACAGTACTGAAAGGATGCACACATGCGATGCTGCCTGATATGATCGAGATCGGCTCGTTCATTGGGCTTGCAGCCATGACGCAAAGTGAGATAACGATCAAAAATGCGGGGGTGCAGCACTTGGGGATCATCCCTGAAAAGTTCCGCCTGCTGGGCATCCAGATGGATATCAAAGGAGATGATATTTATATTCCGCAACAGGATAGCTACGAAATTCAAACTTTTATAGACGGTTCTATTTTAACCATCTCAGATCATCCATGGCCTGGTTTTACACCGGACCTGCTGAGCATTGTGCTGGTAGTTGCCACACAGGCAAAGGGTAGTGTGATGATCCACCAGAAGATGTTTGAGAGCCGTTTGTTCTTTGTAGACAAACTCATTGACATGGGCGCGCAGATCATTCTCTGTGATCCGCATCGTGCAGCAGTGATAGGTTTGGGCCGCCAGCATAAACTGAGAGGCATTACAATGAGCAGCCCGGATATACGTGCAGGCGTTGCTTTGCTGATTGCAGCATTGAGTGCGGAAGGCAAAAGCACGATCCATAATATAGATCAGATAGATCGCGGATACCAGTATATTGACGAACGTCTGCGTAATTTGGGAGCCGATATCAAGCGCGTGTAA